From a single Salmo salar chromosome ssa22, Ssal_v3.1, whole genome shotgun sequence genomic region:
- the LOC106582905 gene encoding nuclear receptor coactivator 3 isoform X3: protein MSEVADNSLEPMCSERKRKISTCDTPGMGCDKRRREQESNYMEELAELISANLGNMDNFNVKPDKCAILKETVRQIRQIKGQGKSSCSDDDVQKADVSSTGQGVIDKDHLGPLLLQALDGFLFVVNREGSIVFVSDNVTQYLQYKQEELINTSVYNILHEDDREELHKNLPKTNAPNGGSWGGEAPRQKSHTFNCRMLVKYGHGQSHQNHGPSEEGPNRQRYETMQCFALTQPRTIMEEGEDLQSCMICVARLVTAVERTERFSTRHELSGKLIEIEQQSSLHTTMRPGWEDLVRRCMQMFLHRSEGHPWSYKHHYHEAFLHGRAETPSYRFSLSDGTPVTAQTRSELCRSRASNEPPTFLSTHLLQREQNGYQTNQGGVMRPQGMGVTNPNAQMNMAPGGGSCGMNRGYGMGAEQGHMVQRGGPSYTGGNGMNSMNQMNRSLHQINSQTNSIGQPMNNMSQMNSMNQMNSMRPMNSRMNSLNQMNSMSRINQMNQMNQRNQMNHPGMQQAPFHGAGYSMGGMTSPPQSSPGINAPQQNSGSPRVRRSPKIGASPFSPGGMHSSMSSGHPGGPGGAGGSTSFSSSSLSALQAISEGVGTSLPSPLNSPPTHKPDSCPSVNSTQQGQCHGGPCKPGSSDSKSPGNTLASGGEQQHTPTTEVTPDSQANSEGPAGGEANRQSHDNKGGHKKLLQLLTSPTEELVSPNHQAGPGNTLMGFESKEGLGGLTSPSTGVSSTAAVGQQSLGAAAAAAHFANQSLQEKHKILHKLLQNGNTPDEVARITAEATGKVTDGGGPEAGPGEGPGARGAEVKQELHSPKEKTHALLHYLLKKDDSKGARGDVQPKGRGAQGASSGVTTSEPNPVVEQVKAEPPDELETLETILGGRRNSSSGFNPEPDSGAGKEGGNGPNSFHDVERGAMLPARRGPLQRALSVDAKPLVGGGCLAGRRNVPCPTLIKQENVDSHIRPGMTNGFPGPGGMGMNRGMGMPQRPPMAGQGDWGMPRSSGSPMGVPGHPSVGRPGMDFNSKGMMRGPMVIRSNSLPGNTRSMLQQQLIEMGSSEVNMGMSPFSGQGPPPLSPSWPDSAMGMDGPPATTNRRQFGNPLDELLVPPSTSQGQSDELALLDQLDSLLNNTDVIALEEIDRALGIPDLVGQSPGPEQQPGPSPGPDTSMGMEQKPMYGQGYPGPPSMGMQSAYVANPMQGQSPSGFNPMNQMGAQAGPGGFPGMGGMSHPRANMRPRMMSATKPLRLQLQQRLQGQQFMNQTRQAMGIKMENAPTGNPAPRPGMEPGMGGQPGFLNAQMMAQRSREMMTIQMRRQRMMMLMQQQQQQQQAAAGGFSPPPNVTAPAGMDNPMAGPPMNQPGQQQFTYGGNYGINQQGDPSFVGAGSNMMPGRMGGPQNPVMQQHPQGSPMYQSADMKGWPQGGMARNNSYPQQQFTQQGNPGQFGGSMMMNGSMGGPGPVSGAGRAQMGQMQGQMPGQMQGQMQMGTNSMGMGRMPMGPEQKYC, encoded by the exons ATGTGACAAGCGCAGGAGGGAGCAGGAGAGTAACTACATGGAGGAACTGGCCGAGCTGATCTCTGCCAACCTCGGCAACATGGACAACTTCAACGTGAAGCCAGACAAATGTGCCATCCTCAAGGAAACCGTCCGGCAGATCAGGCAAATCAAAGGGCAAG GGAAAAGCTCGTGCAGCGATGACGATGTCCAGAAGGCAGATGTGTCATCCACCGGTCAAGGGGTCATTGACAAGGACCATCTGGGACCGCTGCTGCTACAG GCCCTGGATGGCTTCCTGTTTGTGGTGAACCGAGAGGGCAGCATCGTGTTTGTGTCTGACAACGTGACACAGTACCTGCAGTACAAACAGGAGGAGCTCATCAACACCTCTGTCTACAACATCCTCCATGAGGACGACAGGGAGGAGCTGCACAAGAACCTGCCCAAGACCAACg CACCCAACGGCGGGTCATGGGGAGGAGAGGCACCGCGGCAGAAGAGCCACACCTTTAACTGTCGTATGCTGGTGAAGTACGGTCACGGGCAGAGCCATCAGAACCATGGTCCGTCTGAGGAGGGGCCCAACAGGCAGCGCTACGAGACCATGCAGTGCTTCGCCCTGACTCAACCCCGCACCATAATGGAGGAGGGAGAAG acctgcagtcgtgtatgatctgtgtggcCAGGCTCGTCACTGCAGTGGAGAGGACCGAGAGGTTCAGCACCCGCCATGAGCTCTCAG GTAAACTGATAGAGATCGAACAGCAGAGTTCTCTCCACACCACCATGCGGCCAGGGTGGGAGGACCTGGTGAGGCGCTGCATGCAGATGTTCCTCCATCGCAGCGAGGGCCATCCCTGGTCCTACAAACACCACTACCATGAGG ctTTCCTGCATGGCCGTGCCGAGACGCCGTCTTACCGGTTCTCTCTCTCCGACGGCACCCCGGTCACTGCGCAGACCAGGAGCGAGCTCTGTCGTAGCCGCGCCTCCAATGAGCCACCCACCTTCCTGTCTACCCATCTGCTACAGAG ggagCAGAATGGTTACCAAACCAACCAGGGGGGAGTGATGAGGCCCCAGGGCATGGGTGTCACCAACCCCAACGCTCAGATGAACATGGCCCCTGGAGGGGGCAGTTGTGGCATGAACAGGGGCTACGGCATGGGGGCAGAGCAGGGGCACATGGTACAGAGAGGCGGCCCCTCGTACACAGGGGGAAATGGGATGAACTCCATGAATCAGATGAACCGCTCGTTGCATCAAATTAACTCTCAGACGAATTCAATAGGTCAACCGATGAACAACATGAGTCAGATGAATTCCATGAATCAAATGAACTCCATGCGTCCAATGAACTCTCGGATGAATTCCCTGAACCAGATGAATTCTATGAGTCGGATTAACCAGATGAATCAAATGAACCAGAGGAATCAGATGAACCACCCTGGAATGCAGCAGGCCCCATTCCATGGAGCGGGATACAGCATGGGGGGCATGACCAGCCCCCCCCAGAGCAGTCCAGGGATAAATGCCCCCCAGCAGAACAGTGGCTCCCCTAGAGTAAGGAGGAGCCCCAAAATCGGTGCTAGCCCCTTCTCCCCAGGAGGTATGCATTCTTCCATGAGCTCGGGTCACCCAGGTGGTCCTGGAGGCGCAGGAGGTAGCACCAGTTTCTCCAGCAGCTCCCTGAGTGCCCTCCAGGCCATCAGTGAGGGGGTGGGCACCTCTCTACCCTCGCCCCTCAactctccccccacacacaaGCCTGACAGTTGCCCCAGCGTCAACTCCACCCAGCAGGGGCAGTGCCACGGTGGGCCCTGTAAACCAGGCAGTTCAGACTCTAAGAGCCCGGGCAACACTCTGGCCAGTGGAGGAGAGCAGCAGCACACCCCCACCACAGAGGTGACCCCAGACAGCCAGGCCAACAGTGAGGGCCCAGCCGGGGGAGAAGCCAACcgacagagccatgacaacaaaGGGGGCCACAAGAAGCTCCTGCAGCTCCTCACCTCCCCTACGGAGGAGCTAGTGTCCCCTAACCACCAGGCTGGCCCTGGAAACACTCTCATGGGCTTTGAGTCCAAGGAGGGATTGGGGGGTTTGACCAGCCCCTCCACAGGCGTATCCTCCACGGCTGCAGTGGGACAGCAGAGCCTAGGAGCAGCTGCTGCAGCAGCACACTTTGCCAACCAGTCCCTGCAGGAGAAGCACAAGATTCTCCACAAGCTGCTGCAGAATGGGAACACCCCAGACGAGGTGGCCCGCATCACAGCCGAGGCCACGGGGAAGGTCACAGATGGTGGGGGTCCAGAGGCTGGGCCAGGAGAGGGACCAGGGGCGAGGGGGGCTGAGGTGAAGCAAGAACTTCACAGCCCCAAGGAGAAGACCCAtgccctcctccactatctcctcAAAAAAGACGACTCCAAAGGGGCAAGGGGTGATGTCCAACCAAAGGGCAGAGGAGCCCAGGGAGCATCCTCAGGGGTCACGACGTCTGAACCCAACCCTGTTGTGGAGCAGGTCAAGGCTGAACCCCCTGATGAG TTGGAAACCCTGGAAACAATTCTCGGAGGCCGCAGGAATTCCAGCTCCGGGTTTAATCCCGAACCGGACTCCGGAGCAGGAAAAGAAGGGGGAAATGGCCCAAACAGTTTCCATG ATGTGGAGAGAGGAGCCATGCTGCCTGCCCGGCGGGGGCCCCTCCAGAGGGCTCTCTCAGTGGACGCTAAACCCCTGGTTGGTGGTGGATGCCTGGCGGGGAGGAGGAACGTTCCCTGCCCCACGCTCATCAAACAGGAGAACGTGGACTCCCACATCCGGCCAGGCATGACCAACGGCTTCCCTGGACCAGGAGGCATGG GTATGAACAGGGGTATGGGGATGCCACAGCGGCCTCCCATGGCAGGGCAAGGTGACTGGGGGATGCCCAGGTCCAGTGGAAGTCCTATGGGTGTTCCAGGACACCCCTCAGTGGGCCGGCCAGGGATGGACTTCAACTCCAAGGGCATGATGAGAGGCCCAATGGTCATCAGGTCCAACAGTTTACCTGGCAACACCAGGTCTATGCTGCAGCAGCAACTCATAGAAATGG GTTCCAGTGAGGTGAATATGGGGATGAGTCCCTTCAGTGGGCAGGGTCCTccacctctgtccccctcctggCCTGACAGTGCAATGGGAATGGACGGACCACCAGCTACCACCAATAG GCGTCAGTTTGGGAACCCCCTGGATGAGCTCCTGGTGCCGCCCTCCACCAGCCAGGGGCAGAGTGATGAGCTGGCACTGCTGGACCAGCTGGACTCTCTGCTCAACAACACTGATGTTATCGCCCTGGAGGAGATCGACCGGGCCCTGGGCATCCCCGACCTCGTAGGACAG agtCCTGGTCCAGAGCAGCAGCCAGGTCCTAGCCCAGGACCAGACACCTCCATGGGGATGGAGCAGAAGCCCATGTATGGCCAGGGGTACCCAGGACCCCCCTCCATGGGCATGCAGTCAGCCTATGTGGCCAACCCCATGCAGGGCCAGTCCCCTTCTGGTTTCAACCCCATGAACCAGATGGGGGCTCAGGCAGGCCCAGGGGGCTTCCCTGGTATGGGGGGCATGAGTCACCCCCGCGCCAACATGAGACCCCGCATGATGAGCGCCACCAAGCCCCTCCGACTGCAGCTGCAGCAGAGACTACAGGGCCAGCAG TTCATGAACCAGACCCGTCAGGCCATGGGCATCAAGATGGAGAATGCCCCTACAGGAAACCCTGCGCCGCGGCCTGGGATGGAGCCCGGCATGGGCGGTCAG CCTGGCTTCTTGAATGCTCAGATGATGGCTCAGCGCAGCAGAGAGATGATGACCATACAGATGAGGAGACAGCGGATGATGATGCTaatgcagcagcaacaacagcagcaacaggcTGCAGCAGGAGGCTTCAGCCCGCCACCTAACGTAACGGCCCCTGCAGGCATGGACAACCCCATGGCAGGACCACCCATGAACCAGCCAGGACAGCAGCAGTTCACCTACGGTGGAAACTATG GAATTAACCAGCAGGGAGACCCCTCGTTTGTAGGCGCAGGCAGCAACATGATGCCAGGTCGCATGGGAGGGCCTCAGAATCCTGTGATGCAACAACACCCCCAAGGCAGCCCCATGTACCAGTCAGCAGACATGAAAGGCTGGCCACAGGGTGGCATGGCACGGAACAA CTCATACCCCCAGCAGCAGTTCACCCAGCAGGGGAACCCAGGCCAGTTTGGGGGGAGCATGATGATGAATGGCTCCATGGGCGGGCCAGGCCCAGTCAGTGGTGCTGGTAGAGCACAGATGGGCCAGATGCAGGGCCAAATGCCTGGGCAAATGCAGGGGCAAATGCAGATGGGCACGAACTCCATGGGAATGGGCCGAATGCCAATGGGACCTGAACAG aaatattgcTGA